TAGCTGTGACGAGCACACAGCGTCCGTACGTCGGAAGGGATCGCTGCGGTATGACGGAAACGGCTGAGGAGATCAGGGCGCGCAAGGAACGCGAGCGGGACGAGCTGTACGCCCTCGACATCTCCGGCGTGGAGTGGCACTGCGCCCCCGGCACGGAGGAGCACGAGGAGCGGGTCGAGATCGCCCACCTCCCCGAGGGCGCCGTGGCCATGCGCTCGTCCCTCGACCCGGACACCGTGCTGCGGTACACGGCGGCCGAGTGGCGGGCGTTCGTCCTGGGCGCGCGGGACGGCGAGTTCGACCTGAAGCCCACGGAGCGCAACGGAGACCTGGCGGCGGCCGGGGGAACCGGGGACGGGGCACCGGCCGGACAGTGAGGGCCGGGCGGGGGCGGAGTGCGTGCCGCCGTCCCCCCGGCGGGGGCGGCGCCTACCCGGAGCGGTCCTCGTGGCGGCGGCGCAGGTCGCGGGTGACGACGGCCGTGCCGGCGATGGCCGCCACCAGGACGACGGTGATGCCGAGGGCGTAGACGGCGTACCGCCGGT
This is a stretch of genomic DNA from Streptomyces sp. TG1A-8. It encodes these proteins:
- a CDS encoding DUF397 domain-containing protein; its protein translation is MTETAEEIRARKERERDELYALDISGVEWHCAPGTEEHEERVEIAHLPEGAVAMRSSLDPDTVLRYTAAEWRAFVLGARDGEFDLKPTERNGDLAAAGGTGDGAPAGQ